AACAACAAGTTCGCCCTGCTGGGCAGCTTGCGGGCTTCGGCACAAACCGTGTCGTACGAAGTGTTCATGGGCCTGTCGCTGATGGGCATCGTGATCCAGGTCGGCTCGTTCAACATGCGCGACATCGTTGATTATCAAGCCCAGAACCTGTGGTTCATCATTCCGCAGATCTTCGGTTTCCTGACCTTCTTCATCGCCGGCGTCGCCGTGACTCACCGTCACCCGTTCGACCAGCCGGAAGCGGAGCAGGAACTGGCCGACGGTTACCACATTGAATACGCCGGCATGAAATGGGGCATGTTCTTCGTCGGCGAGTACATCGGTATCGTGCTGATTTCGGCGCTGCTGGTGACCTTGTTCTTCGGTGGCTGGCACGGTCCGTTCGGCATTCTGCCGCAGATCCCGTTCATCTGGTTCGCGCTGAAAACCGCGTTCTTCATCATGATCTTCATCCTGCTGCGCGCCTCGATTCCGCGCCCACGGTATGACCAAGTGATGGATTTCAGCTGGAAGTTCTGCCTGCCGCTGACCCTCGTCAACATGCTGGTGACCGCTGCGATCGTGTTGCTCAACACGCCCGCCGTCGCGGCTCAGTGAGGATAGAGAATCATGAAGTACATATTTGACATCGTGCATGGCTTCTTCACCCAGCTTCGCAGCCTGGTGATGATCTTCGGCCATGCCTTCCGCAAGCGCGACACGCTGCAGTACCCGGAAGAAGCCGTGTACCTGCCGCCGCGCTACCGTGGCCGTATCGTCCTGACCCGCGACCCCGATGGTGAAGAGCGTTGTGTAGCCTGCAACCTGTGCGCCGTGGCGTGCCCGGTCGGCTGCATCTCGCTGCAGAAAGCTGAAACCGAAGACGGTCGCTGGTACCCGGACTTCTTCCGCATCAACTTCTCGCGCTGCATTTTCTGCGGCCTCTGCGAGGAAGCCTGCCCGACCACCGCGATCCAGCTGACACCGGATTTCGAGATGGCCGAGTTCAAACGTCAGGACCTGGTTTACGAGAAAGAAGATCTGCTGATCTCCGGCCCCGGCAAAAACCCTGATTACAACTTCTATCGTGTTGCAGGTATGGCGATTGCCGGGAAGCCGAAAGGCTCCGCGCAGAATGAAGCCCAGCCGATCAACGTGAAGAGCTTGCTGCCTTAAGGAAGAAAGATGGAATTCGCTTTCTATTTCGCATCGGGTATCGCTGTGGTGTCCACGCTTCGCGTGATCACCCACACCAACCCTGTGCACGCCCTGCTCTACCTGATCATTTCGCTGATCGCCGTGGCCATGACGTTTTTCGCCCTCGGCGCACCGTTTGCCGGTGTTCTGGAAGTGATTGCCTACGCTGGCGCCATCATGGTGCTGTTCGTGTTCGTGGTGATGATGCTGAACCTGGGCCCGGCCTCGGTTCAGCAAGAGCGCGTCTGGCTCAAGCCCGGCATCTGGCTCGGCCCGGTGATTCTCGGCAGCCTGCTGCTGGTTGAACTGCTGTACGTGCTGTTCTCCCATCAGAGCGGCCAGGCCATCGGCCACACCACCGTAGACGCCAAGGCCGTGGGCATCAGCCTGTTCGGTCCTTATCTGCTGGTGGTCGAACTCGCCTCGATGCTGCTGCTCGCCGCAGCCGTCACGGCGTTCCACTTGGGCCGCAACGAAGCCAAGGAGCAATGACGATGCCTGCTATCCCTATGGAGCATGGTCTGGCGGTCGCCGGCATCCTGTTCTGCCTCGGTCTGGTTGGCCTGATGGTCCGCCGCAACATTTTGTTTGTGTTGATGAGTCTTGAAGTGATGATGAATGCCTCTGCACTGGCCTTCATCGTTGCCGGTAGCCGCTGGGCGCAGCCGGATGGACAGATCATGTTCATCCTGGTGATCAGCCTGGCAGCCGCCGAGGCCAGTATTGGCCTGGCGATTCTGCTGCAGCTGTATCGCCGCTTCCACACTCTCGATATCGACGCTGCCAGCGAGATGCGCGGATGAATCTTCTCTATCTGACTTTCGTATTCCCTCTCATAGGTTTCCTGCTGCTGTCGTTCTCCCGTGGACGCCTCTCGGAAAACCTGTCGGCCCTGATCGGCGTCGGTTCCATCGGCTTGTCCGCCATCGTCACGGCCTACGTGATCTGGCAATTCAATGTCGCGCCACCTGAAGGCGGTCACTACACCCTGGTGTTGTGGCAGTGGATGGCGGTGGAAGGCTTCACGCCGAACTTCGCGCTGTACCTGGACGGCCTGTCCGTGACCATGCTCGGTGTGGTCGTCGGCGTCGGCTTCCTGATCCACCTGTTCGCGTCCTGGTACATGCGCGGTGAAGCCGGTTATTCGCGCTTCTTCGCCTACACCAACCTGTTTATCGCCAGCATGCTGTTCCTGGTGCTGGGCGATAACCTGTTGTTCCTGTACTTCGGCTGGGAAGGCGTGGGCCTGTGCTCGTACCTGTTGATCGGTTTCTACTACAGCAACCGCAACAACGGTAACGCCGCACTCAAAGCCTTTATCGTGACCCGCATCGGCGACGTGTTCATGGCCATCGGCCTGTTCATCCTGTTCGCGCAACTGGGCACGCTGAACGTCCAGGAACTGCTGGTGCTGGCACCGCAGAAATTCCAGGCCGGCGACTTCTGGATGGTCATGGCCACCCTGATGCTGCTGGGCGGCGCTGTCGGTAAATCCGCGCAACTGCCGCTGCAAACCTGGCTGGCGGATGCGATGGCCGGTCCTACCCCGGTTTCGGCACTGATCCACGCCGCGACCATGGTGACCGCCGGTGTCTACCTGATCGCCCGTACCCACGGTCTGTTCACCCTGGCGCCGGAGATCCTGCACCTGGTCGGCGTCGTCGGCGGCGTGACCCTGGTCCTCGCCGGTTTTGCCGCACTGGTCCAGACCGACATCAAACGTATCCTCGCCTACTCGACCATGAGCCAGATCGGCTACATGTTCCTGGCGCTGGGCGTCGGTGCCTGGGATGGCGCGATCTTCCACCTGATGACCCACGCGTTCTTCAAGGCCCTGCTGTTCCTTGCCTCCGGTGCGGTGATCGTTGCCTGCCACCACGAGCAGAACATCTTCAAGATGGGCGGCCTGTGGAAGAAACTGCCACTGGCCTACGCCAGCTTCATCGTCGGCGGCGCGGCCCTCGCGGCCTTGCCACTGGTGACTGCAGGTTTCTATTCCAAGGACGAAATCCTCTGGGAAGCGTTCGCCAGCGGCAACAACGGTCTGCTGTACGCCGGTCTGGTCGGTGCGTTCATGACGTCGCTGTACACCTTCCGCCTGATCTTCATCGCGTTCCACGGTGAAGCGAAGACCGAAGCGCACGCCGGCCACGGCATCGCTCACTGGCTGCCACTGTCAGTGCTGATCGTGTTGTCCACCGCCATTGGCGCGATGATCGTTCCGCCGCTGCACGGTGTACTGCCGCAAAGCGTCGGCCACGCCGGCGGCGAAGCCAAGCACAGTCTGGAAATCGCTTCGGGCGCCATTGCCCTGGCCGGTATCCTGCTGGCCGCGCTGCTGTTCCTCGGCAAGCGTCGTTTCGTTACTGCAATCGCCAACAGCGGCATCGGCCGCTTCCTTTCGGCCTGGTGGTTCGCTGCCTGGGGCTTCGACTGGATCTACGACAAACTGTTCGTCAAGCCATACCTTGCGATCAGCCACGTACTGCGCAAAGACCCGCTCGACCAGACCATCGGTCTGATCCCGCGTATGGCCAAAGGCGGTCACACCGCCCTGAGCCGTACCGAAACCGGTCAACTGCGTTGGTACGCGGCCTCGATGGCAGCCGGCTCCGTGCTGGTCATCGGCGCCATCGTGCTGGTAGCGGTCTGAATATGAACCTTGCGAACTTGCGAAAGGAATTGAGCCCGTCATGATTCTGCCTTGGCTAATCCTGATCCCCTTTATCGGCGGCCTGCTGTGCTGGATGGGTGAGCGCTTCGGCGCTACCCTCCCCCGCTGGATTGCGCTGATCACCATGTCCCTGTTGCTCTCCCTCGGCCTCTGGCTGTGGGCCACCGGTGACTATTCATTTGCACCAAAGCCCGGCGCCGATCCGACCTGGGCGCTTGAGTTCAAGCACATCTGGATCGAACGCTTCGGCATCAGCGTGCACCTGGCCCTCGACGGCCTGTCGCTGCTGATGATCATGCTGACCGGTCTGCTGGGCGTACTCTCGGTCCTCTGCTCGTGGAAAGAAATCCAACGTCACGTTGGCTTCTTCCACCTGAACCTGATGTGGATCCTGGGCGGTGTCGTTGGCGTGTTCCTCGCCCTCGACCTGTTCATGTTCTTCTTCTTCTGGGAAATGATGCTGGTGCCGATGTACTTCCTCATCGCGCTCTGGGGTCACAGTTCTTCGGACGGCAAGAAAACCCGGATCTACGCGGCGACCAAGTTCTTCATCTTCACTCAGGCTTCCGGCCTGATCATGCTGGTGGCGATCCTCGGTCTGGTTCTGGTCAACTTCAACGACACCGGCGTGATTACGTTCAACTACGCCGACCTGTTGAAAACCAAGATGTCGCTGACCACCGAGTACATCCTGATGCTCGGCTTCTTCATCGCCTTCGCGGTGAAGCTGCCTGTGGTGCCGTTCCACTCCTGGTTGCCTGACGCTCACGCCCAGGCGCCAACCGCGGGTTCGGTTGACCTCGCCGGTATCTTGCTGAAAACCGCTGCCTACGGTCTGCTGCGTTTCGCCCTGCCGCTGTTCCCGAATGCCTCGGCCGAGTTCGCGCCGATCGCCATGACCCTCGGTCTGATCGGGATCTTCTACGGCGCGTTCCTGGCTTTCGCACAAACCGACATCAAGCGTCTGATCGCCTTCTCGTCCGTTTCCCACATGGGTTTCGTACTGATCGGCATCTACTCCGGCAGCCAACTGGCGTTGCAGGGCGCGGTGATGCAGATGCTGGCGCACGGTCTGTCGGCCGCGGCACTGTTTATCCTGAGTGGTCAGCTGTACGAACGCACCCACACCCGCGACATGCGTGAAATGGGTGGCCTGTGGTCGAAGATCGCTTACCTGCCGGCCCTCAGCCTGTTCTTTGCAGCGGCGTCGCTGGGCTTGCCGGGCACCGGTAACTTCGTCGGCGAGTTCCTGATCCTGATCGGCACCTTCCCGGCTGCGCCTGTGGTCACCATCATCGCGACGTCGGGCCTGGTGTTCGGTTCGGTCTACTCGCTGATCATGATCCACCGTGCGTACTTCGGTCCGGCCAAATCGGACGCGGTACTGCATGGCATGGACGGTCGCGAAATGATCATGGTGGTCGGGCTTGCGGCGCTGCTGATCTACATCGGCGTGTACCCGCAACCGTTCCTCGATACCTCTGCTGCGACGATGCATGGCGTGCAGCAATGGCTCGGCACCGCCTTCACTCAACTCGCTTCGGCCCGGTAAGAGCGCTATGGAATTCACGACTCAACACTTTATCGCGCTAGCGCCGTTGTTGATCACCAGCGCCACGATCATCGTGGTGATGCTGGCGATCGCCTGGCGCCGCAACCACTCGCAGACCTTCCTGATTTCCGTGGCGGGTCTGAACCTGGCGCTGCTGTCGATCCTGCCAGCCCTGAAAGTCGCGCCACTGGCTGTGACTCCACTGCTGCAGATCGATAACTTCGCCTGCCTGTACATGGCGCTGATCCTGGTCGCCACCCTCGCCTGTGTGACCCTCGCCCACGCCTACCTCGGCGATGGTGGTTCGGGTTACCCGGGCAACCGCGAAGAACTGTACCTGCTGATCCTGATGGCCGCCGCCGGTGGCCTGGTTCTGGTCAGCGCGCAACACCTGGCCGGGTTGTTCATCGGTCTGGAACTGTTGTCGGTGCCGGTCTACGGTCTGGTGGCTTATGCCTTCTTCAACAAGCGTTCGCTGGAAGCCGGTATCAAGTACATGGTGTTGTCGGCCGCCGGCTCCGCGTTCCTGTTGTTCGGTATGGCCCTGCTCTACGCCGATTCCGGCAGCCTGAGCTTCGTCGGTATCGGCCAGGCCCTCGCGGCCACCGGCCTGCCAAGCTCGCTGGCGCAACTGGGCCTGGGCATGATGCTGATCGGCCTGGCGTTCAAACTGTCGCTGGTACCGTTCCACCTCTGGACCCCGGACGTTTACGAAGGTGCTCCGGCACCGGTGGCGGCGTTCCTGGCGACCGCGTCCAAAGTCGCGGTGTTCGCGGTGATGGTGCGTCTGTTCCAGATCTCGCCAGCGGCGAGCAGCGGTGTACTCAGCGACGTGCTGACCATCATCGCCATTGCCTCGATCCTGTTCGGTAACCTGCTGGCCCTGACCCAGAGCAACCTCAAGCGTCTGCTGGGTTACTCGTCCATCGCCCACTTCGGTTACCTGCTGATCGCCCTGGTGGCGAGCAAGGGTCTGGCCGTGGAAGCCATCGGCGTGTACCTGGTCACCTACGTGATCACCAGCCTCGGCGCGTTCGGCGTGATCACCCTGATGTCCTCGCCGTACAACGGCCGTGACGCCGATGCCCTGTACGAATACCGCGGCCTGTTCTGGCGCCGTCCGTACCTGACCGCCGTCCTGACCGTGATGATGCTGTCCCTGGCCGGTATCCCGCTGACCGCGGGCTTCATCGGCAAGTTCTACATCATCGCCACCGGTGTCGAGTCGCACCAGTGGTGGCTGGTCGGTTCCCTGGTACTGGGCAGCGCCATCGGCGTGTTCTACTACTTGCGCGTCATGGTCACCCTGTACCTGATCGAGCCAAACCTGCGTCGCCACGATGCGCAGCTGCACTGGGAACAACGTGCAGGCGGCGTGATGCTGCTGGCCATCGCCGCACTGGCGTTCTTCCTCGGTCTGTATCCGCAGCCGTTGCTGGTCCTGGTGCAACAATCGGGGTTGGCGGGTTGATCGCCTAGCGATACCCGGTAGAAAACAGAAACGGCACCTTCGGGTGCCGTTTTTGCGTTTGTGGGATTTGTTTCCGTTGCCCTGCCCTCTCCCGACAATCCCCGAAAGCTCTCGCCGTATTACCGGCCTCTTCCTACATCCAACATTGAGCAGTTGGAACGACGCATCTTTACCGCCTGCAAAAATTCTGGCTATATTTGTCCAGAATCTGAGGAGGAAGGAACCATGATCGTCGTTCCGTTAGCCGAAGCAAAAAATAATTTGTCCAAACTTGTCGACGACGCGGCAGCCGGCCAGACCATCACGATTTCCAAACATGGTCGCGCCCTTGCTCGACTGGTTCCCGTCGGGAAAACCTACGGACAGCGCATTGGAGCTATGAAGGGCAAACTTATACTTCCTCAAGACTTTGATGCTCCACTGCCCGACGAAATGCTGGATGCCTTTGAAGGAACTCACGAATGAGGGTTCTGCTCGATACCTATGTTCTGCTCTGGACCCTTAGCGATGATCCCAAGCTGTCTGGTAAAGCCAGAAAGCTCATCGAAAGCGCCGCCGACATTTACATCAGTGCGGCGACCTTCTGGGAAATGGCGATCAAGGTCGGGCTTGGGAAACTTAACGTTGATCTGGATGAAATCCGCCAATACTGTCTCGAAAGCGGGTTCATCGAGTTACCGGTAACTTCGGAGCATGCCATTGCAGTAAAAGACCTGGAACATCACCATCGAGATCCATTCGATCGCCTGATTGTTGCAACGGCCCTTACTGAACCCATGAAACTCCTTACCGCTGACTCAGTTGTTGCTCAGTACACGGATATGGCTGTTTTGGTCTGATCGCTCCACTCTAATTAATGCGCTGCCTCTAATGCCCTCATCGCGAGCAGGCTGCTCGCGACAGCGGCGGAACAGGCACTAATAAAAACGGCACCTTTCGGTGCCGTTCGCCTTTCTCGGTTCTGCGGTTTACTTACGTGCGTCCGCCCACGACTTCAGCAGTTCGTTGTAGCTCACGGTTTCGCCCTTCGGCTTCTCGTTCGCCAGTTTCGGTTTCGGTGCACCCGGTTGATCGAACCAGTATTGCGCATCGCGCTCGGGGTTCATTTTCGGGGCGCAGGTGGCTTGGGCCTTGGAGCGTTCCAGACGGGACATGATTGCGTCCTGGTCCTTGGCCAGGCCGTCGAGCGCCTGTTGCGGGGTTTTGTCGCCGCTGGCGGCTTCGGCGATGTGGCTCCACCACAATTGCGCCAAACGCGGATAGTCCGGCACGTTGGTCCCGGTCGGGGTCCATTGCACGCGGGCCGGGCTGCGGTAGAACTCGACCAGGCCACCAAGTTTCGGCGCCAGATCGGTCATCGCTTGGGAGTTGATGTCCGACTCGCGAATCGGTGTCAGGCCGACAATGGTTTTCTTCAGCGACACGGTTTTCGACGTCACGAACTGCGCATAGAGCCAGGCCGCCAGTTTCTGCTTCTCAGGCGTGGATTTCATGAACGTCCAGGAACCCACGTCCTGATACCCCAGCTTCATGCCCTCTTCCCAATACGGACCCCGTGGCGAAGGTGCCATGCGCCATTTCGGTGTGCCATCGGCGTTCACCACCGGCAGGCCCGGTTTGGTCATGTCAGCCGTGAATGCGGTGTACCAGAAGATCTGCTGGGCGATGTTGCCTTGGGACGGTACCGGGCCGGACTCGGAGAAGGTCATGCCAGCCGCTTCCGGTGGCGCGTAGGCCTTGAGCCAGTCGACGTATTTGGTGGTTGCAAAGACCGCCGCCGGGCCATTGGTGTCGCCACCGCGCGTCACGCTGGAACCGACCGGGTGGCAATCCTCGACGCGGATACCCCATTCGTCCACCGGCAAACCGTTAGGCAATCCCTTGTCGCCGCCACCCGCCATGGAGAACCAGGCATCGGTGAAACGCCAGCCCAGTGACGGGTCTTTCTTGCCGTAGTCCATGTGCCCGTAGACCCGCTTGCCGTCGATTTCCTTGACGTCTTCGCTGAAGAACTTGGCGATGTCTTCATAGGCTGACCAGTTCACCGGCACGCCCAGTTCGTAACCGTACTTTTCCTTGAATTTGGCTTTAAGGTCCGCACGCTCGAACCAGTCGGCGCGGAACCAATAGAGGTTGGCGAACTGTTGGTCGGGCAGTTGATAGAGCTTGCCGTCGGGAGCGGTGGTGAAGGAAAGGCCGATAAAATCCTTGAGGTCCAGGGTTGGCGAAGTG
This DNA window, taken from Pseudomonas fluorescens NCIMB 11764, encodes the following:
- the nuoM gene encoding NADH-quinone oxidoreductase subunit M → MILPWLILIPFIGGLLCWMGERFGATLPRWIALITMSLLLSLGLWLWATGDYSFAPKPGADPTWALEFKHIWIERFGISVHLALDGLSLLMIMLTGLLGVLSVLCSWKEIQRHVGFFHLNLMWILGGVVGVFLALDLFMFFFFWEMMLVPMYFLIALWGHSSSDGKKTRIYAATKFFIFTQASGLIMLVAILGLVLVNFNDTGVITFNYADLLKTKMSLTTEYILMLGFFIAFAVKLPVVPFHSWLPDAHAQAPTAGSVDLAGILLKTAAYGLLRFALPLFPNASAEFAPIAMTLGLIGIFYGAFLAFAQTDIKRLIAFSSVSHMGFVLIGIYSGSQLALQGAVMQMLAHGLSAAALFILSGQLYERTHTRDMREMGGLWSKIAYLPALSLFFAAASLGLPGTGNFVGEFLILIGTFPAAPVVTIIATSGLVFGSVYSLIMIHRAYFGPAKSDAVLHGMDGREMIMVVGLAALLIYIGVYPQPFLDTSAATMHGVQQWLGTAFTQLASAR
- a CDS encoding extracellular solute-binding protein, with translation MFDKNNKLRHSISLAAMLALSGLSASAWADAYEDAAKKWIGSEFKPSTLTADQQLAELKWFIKAAEPFRGMDIKVVSETLTTHEYESKVLAKAFTEITGIKVTHDLLQEGDVVEKLQTVMQSDKSIYDGWVNDSDLIGTHFRYGKTESITDLMANEGKNFTSPTLDLKDFIGLSFTTAPDGKLYQLPDQQFANLYWFRADWFERADLKAKFKEKYGYELGVPVNWSAYEDIAKFFSEDVKEIDGKRVYGHMDYGKKDPSLGWRFTDAWFSMAGGGDKGLPNGLPVDEWGIRVEDCHPVGSSVTRGGDTNGPAAVFATTKYVDWLKAYAPPEAAGMTFSESGPVPSQGNIAQQIFWYTAFTADMTKPGLPVVNADGTPKWRMAPSPRGPYWEEGMKLGYQDVGSWTFMKSTPEKQKLAAWLYAQFVTSKTVSLKKTIVGLTPIRESDINSQAMTDLAPKLGGLVEFYRSPARVQWTPTGTNVPDYPRLAQLWWSHIAEAASGDKTPQQALDGLAKDQDAIMSRLERSKAQATCAPKMNPERDAQYWFDQPGAPKPKLANEKPKGETVSYNELLKSWADARK
- the nuoH gene encoding NADH-quinone oxidoreductase subunit NuoH, with amino-acid sequence MTWFTPEVIGVIISVIQAIVILLAVVVCGALLSWVERRLLALWQDRYGPNRVGPFGAFQIAADMIKMFFKEDWTPPFADKMIFTLAPVVAMSALLIAFAIIPITPTWGVADLNIGILFFFAMAGLSVYAVLFAGWSSNNKFALLGSLRASAQTVSYEVFMGLSLMGIVIQVGSFNMRDIVDYQAQNLWFIIPQIFGFLTFFIAGVAVTHRHPFDQPEAEQELADGYHIEYAGMKWGMFFVGEYIGIVLISALLVTLFFGGWHGPFGILPQIPFIWFALKTAFFIMIFILLRASIPRPRYDQVMDFSWKFCLPLTLVNMLVTAAIVLLNTPAVAAQ
- the nuoI gene encoding NADH-quinone oxidoreductase subunit NuoI; this translates as MKYIFDIVHGFFTQLRSLVMIFGHAFRKRDTLQYPEEAVYLPPRYRGRIVLTRDPDGEERCVACNLCAVACPVGCISLQKAETEDGRWYPDFFRINFSRCIFCGLCEEACPTTAIQLTPDFEMAEFKRQDLVYEKEDLLISGPGKNPDYNFYRVAGMAIAGKPKGSAQNEAQPINVKSLLP
- the nuoK gene encoding NADH-quinone oxidoreductase subunit NuoK yields the protein MPAIPMEHGLAVAGILFCLGLVGLMVRRNILFVLMSLEVMMNASALAFIVAGSRWAQPDGQIMFILVISLAAAEASIGLAILLQLYRRFHTLDIDAASEMRG
- the nuoJ gene encoding NADH-quinone oxidoreductase subunit J; this encodes MEFAFYFASGIAVVSTLRVITHTNPVHALLYLIISLIAVAMTFFALGAPFAGVLEVIAYAGAIMVLFVFVVMMLNLGPASVQQERVWLKPGIWLGPVILGSLLLVELLYVLFSHQSGQAIGHTTVDAKAVGISLFGPYLLVVELASMLLLAAAVTAFHLGRNEAKEQ
- a CDS encoding type II toxin-antitoxin system VapC family toxin, which encodes MRVLLDTYVLLWTLSDDPKLSGKARKLIESAADIYISAATFWEMAIKVGLGKLNVDLDEIRQYCLESGFIELPVTSEHAIAVKDLEHHHRDPFDRLIVATALTEPMKLLTADSVVAQYTDMAVLV
- a CDS encoding type II toxin-antitoxin system Phd/YefM family antitoxin yields the protein MEQLERRIFTACKNSGYICPESEEEGTMIVVPLAEAKNNLSKLVDDAAAGQTITISKHGRALARLVPVGKTYGQRIGAMKGKLILPQDFDAPLPDEMLDAFEGTHE
- the nuoL gene encoding NADH-quinone oxidoreductase subunit L, translating into MNLLYLTFVFPLIGFLLLSFSRGRLSENLSALIGVGSIGLSAIVTAYVIWQFNVAPPEGGHYTLVLWQWMAVEGFTPNFALYLDGLSVTMLGVVVGVGFLIHLFASWYMRGEAGYSRFFAYTNLFIASMLFLVLGDNLLFLYFGWEGVGLCSYLLIGFYYSNRNNGNAALKAFIVTRIGDVFMAIGLFILFAQLGTLNVQELLVLAPQKFQAGDFWMVMATLMLLGGAVGKSAQLPLQTWLADAMAGPTPVSALIHAATMVTAGVYLIARTHGLFTLAPEILHLVGVVGGVTLVLAGFAALVQTDIKRILAYSTMSQIGYMFLALGVGAWDGAIFHLMTHAFFKALLFLASGAVIVACHHEQNIFKMGGLWKKLPLAYASFIVGGAALAALPLVTAGFYSKDEILWEAFASGNNGLLYAGLVGAFMTSLYTFRLIFIAFHGEAKTEAHAGHGIAHWLPLSVLIVLSTAIGAMIVPPLHGVLPQSVGHAGGEAKHSLEIASGAIALAGILLAALLFLGKRRFVTAIANSGIGRFLSAWWFAAWGFDWIYDKLFVKPYLAISHVLRKDPLDQTIGLIPRMAKGGHTALSRTETGQLRWYAASMAAGSVLVIGAIVLVAV
- the nuoN gene encoding NADH-quinone oxidoreductase subunit NuoN; the protein is MEFTTQHFIALAPLLITSATIIVVMLAIAWRRNHSQTFLISVAGLNLALLSILPALKVAPLAVTPLLQIDNFACLYMALILVATLACVTLAHAYLGDGGSGYPGNREELYLLILMAAAGGLVLVSAQHLAGLFIGLELLSVPVYGLVAYAFFNKRSLEAGIKYMVLSAAGSAFLLFGMALLYADSGSLSFVGIGQALAATGLPSSLAQLGLGMMLIGLAFKLSLVPFHLWTPDVYEGAPAPVAAFLATASKVAVFAVMVRLFQISPAASSGVLSDVLTIIAIASILFGNLLALTQSNLKRLLGYSSIAHFGYLLIALVASKGLAVEAIGVYLVTYVITSLGAFGVITLMSSPYNGRDADALYEYRGLFWRRPYLTAVLTVMMLSLAGIPLTAGFIGKFYIIATGVESHQWWLVGSLVLGSAIGVFYYLRVMVTLYLIEPNLRRHDAQLHWEQRAGGVMLLAIAALAFFLGLYPQPLLVLVQQSGLAG